The region CCGCTTTACTGATATCATCTTCCGACGCTGAGAGAACAATACCATTCCCGAGGGACTTGCTCATTTTCGCCTGTCCATCAATACCTGGTAGACGTCCCACTTTGGGCACAATCGCCTCAGATTCAACCAGCACATCACGACCTAAACTACGATTCATTCGACGAACAATCTCATTAGTCTGCTCAATCATAGGTAGTTGGTCTTCACCAACTGGCACATAACGTGCTTTGAAGGCAGCAATGTCTGCAGCTTGACTAACCGGATAGCTCAGAAAACCAGCCGGGATATCTCGTTCAAAACCACGAAGACGGATTTCTTCCTTGACCGTTGGATTCCGTTCTAAGCGTGCAACCGAAACAAGGTTCAAGAATAATACGGTTAACTCTGCAAGCTCTGGCACCTTGGATTGGATGAAGATAGTGGACTTCTCTGGATCGATACCAACAGCCAGATAGTCCATGGCCACCTCCACAACGTTTTCACGCACTTTGGCGTAATTACCCATGTTGTCGGTTAATGCCTGCATATCAGCAATCAACACGAACTGTTTATATTCCTCTTGAAAAGTAACTCGATTTTGCAACGAGCCGGCATAGTGCCCAAGATGTAAAGGACCAGTGGGGCGATCCCCAGTCAGAATGACCGGTTTTTGAGGTAGAACGAAACTATTGTCGAGGATCATGGAGCGCTCCTTTAATACTAGCCATCCGGATCAAGGGCGCCCAAAAGTGAACATGCCGCCCAATCCGGCGGCATGTTGATGATGTTCAGTAGATGCAACGAACCAACGGTGCCGCCTAAGGGAAGCGCCACCAATAGAGAGAACCCAAAAAGAAAATGACGTTGATTGATCGCATGTTATTGATAATGCCTGGGCAAACTGCTGTTCGTCAAGGCCTTAGGAGCCTACCGCTTTTAGCACTTGACGCTCCTCTTTAAACTGAACCCGGAATGCATCGAATCGACTTAAGTCAATAGCGGCACGGACATCGCGCATCAATTGCTGGTAGTAGTACAAGTTGTGAATTGTATTAAGTCTAGCACCTAGAATTTCGTTCACCCGCTGCAAATGGTGTAAATAGGCTCTGGTGAAATGCTGGCAAGTATAGCAACCACAAGTTTCATCAAGTGGCATGGTGTCCAGCTTATAACGTGCGTTACGAATCTTGATATCGCCAAACCTGGTGAACAACCAACCATTTCGAGCATTTCGAGTTGGCATCACACAATCGAACATATCGATTCCCTTAGATACCGCGTACACCAAGTCCTCTGGCGTCCCCACACCCATCAGATAACGGGGCTTATGCATGGGCAACTGGGGCACGGTGTGACTCAGGATACGCTCCATATCTTCCTTAGGCTCGCCAACCGACAAACCGCCAACTGCAAAACCATGAAAATCGATGCTACTCAGTCCAGCCAATGATTCGTCTCGTAGTTCTTCATACATCCCGCCTTGAACGATACCAAATAGTGCATTTGGATTTTCTAGCCGATCAAACTCATCACGGGAACGACGCGCCCAGCGCAAGCTTAAACGCATGGAATCCGCAGCTTCTTGCCGCGTTGCCGGATAGGGGGTGCATTCATCAAAAATCATCACCACATCGGAGTTCAGCACTCGCTGAATCCGCATCGATTCTTCTGGTGTCAGGAATAGTTTGTCGCCATTGACAGGGCTTTGGAACTTCACCCCTTGCTCAGTAATTTTGCGCAATCCCCCCAAACTGAACACCTGGAATCCACCAGAATCGGTAAGAATCGGCTTGTCCCATGCCATAAGACCATGCAAGCCCCCGTGGGCTGCAACTACATCCAATCCTGGACGCAGCCAGAGATGGAATGTATTCCCAAGCACAATTTGCGCACCTATATCGTGCAATTCATGTGGGCTCATTGCCTTAACCGAACCATAGGTCCCTACAGGCATAAATACTGGTGTCTCGATCTTACCGTGGATCAATTCCAAGGTACCGCGGCGAGCAGCACCATCCGTTTTGTGCAATGTAAATTTCATGTTGTCTTTCTTGCCGAATATACAGTTCGGCAGTGTGAACGCTGCAGATGGGGCAATCCATCGCATACACAGGCTATGGAACCCGTAGCCACCGTCAGTAATACATCAATCCGTAGTCATGGAAACCAGTTATTTTCGCATATCTTATACCGTTCGCTGCAGCGCCCCCGGTCCGTCCGAAAAGTGAACCACTCAGGCAGCATCGACCGCTTAGCCACAGGACGCTCCATGGTGCACCGCAATAATTCTTTATAGCGTGGTGATGTAATGACTCACCTACAGGAATATCCGGTTTAAATCTGAATCATGATCTAATTCAAACCATCGAAATTGACATGAGTCAGGTGACATCACACAACAGTATGATAAGAATCAAAACATTGTCACAAAGCATCCAGTACCACTTAAAACCCATTTTTTACCACAGCATAAACGAAACCTGGCATGTAACCTTCACTCGAATGACATTTGGGTTATCCCGTAGGGGATTTACGCAATATCCACACATACCGCATTGCGGCAGAATGCACAGCGTGAAATCCAGCTAGGCGCAAGCCTGCTCCTCTCTCCTAAGATTTATCGGGGTACATTTAGTACCCCGTTTTTTTTGCACTGCAAAAGTCTCACACATTAATAAAGCAGCGGGCTCAGCCGCTGCTTTCATCCATCAGCTCAAGCAAAAACCAATCAGTAGCTATAGAACATCCGCTGGATATCTTTTGTCGAGGTGGTTTTAGTCAATGCCAGCATCAACAAGACCCTGGCCTTTTGCGGGTTTAACGAGTCACTGACGACAAAGTCCAACTCATCGTCCCTAGCCTCTCCATTACGTGCCACAACACCATTACCGACTCGGGAGCTGCGCACAACTACGACCCCCTCCTTACGAGCATCAATCAGACCTGCCTTCATGGGTTCCGAAAAGCTACCGTTCCCCATGCCAGCATGAATTACACCTTTCACACCAGCTTTAACAAAGGCATCCAGCGCCACTCGATTGCTGTTTGCGTAGGCATACACAACATCCACAGCGGGCAGGCTTTCCAGGTCAGAAATATCAAACTCGGATTCGGTAGTATGCTTGCGGGAGGGCTGGCGATAAAAATATGGTCGCCCATCCTGGATGTAACCTAATGCGCCCAACTCGGGAGAACGAAACGTGTTGACCAACATAGTGCTGGCTTTGGTAACGTCACGCGCAGCACTTACTTCATCATTCAATGATACCAACACACCTTTACCAACAGCCTCCTTACTCCCAGCCAAAATCACTGCGTTGTACAAATTAAGTGGACCATCTGCACTCATAGCCGTAGCTGGCCGCATGGAGCCAACCAGCACGATCGGCTTCTTGCTTTTGACAACCAAGTTGAGGAAATATGCGGTCTCTTCCAACGTATCGGTTCCATGTGTAATGACAATACCGTCTACGTCATTCTGCTTTGCAAGCACATTGATACGCTTAGCCAGCTTCAGCCAGTGATCGTTATTCATGTTTTCGCTGCCGATTCGGAACAGTTGCTCGGCACGAACTTGCGAGATCTTCTTGATTTCAGGCACCGCATCAATCAATTGATCCACACCGATTTTACCCGCCTCATAGCCCACTGTGGCCGTGCTACTTGCAGCAGCACCGGCAATGGTACCTCCGGTCGCAACAA is a window of Chitinivorax sp. B DNA encoding:
- the trpS gene encoding tryptophan--tRNA ligase — protein: MILDNSFVLPQKPVILTGDRPTGPLHLGHYAGSLQNRVTFQEEYKQFVLIADMQALTDNMGNYAKVRENVVEVAMDYLAVGIDPEKSTIFIQSKVPELAELTVLFLNLVSVARLERNPTVKEEIRLRGFERDIPAGFLSYPVSQAADIAAFKARYVPVGEDQLPMIEQTNEIVRRMNRSLGRDVLVESEAIVPKVGRLPGIDGQAKMSKSLGNGIVLSASEDDISKAVKQMFTDPGHLRVEDPGQVEGNVVFTYLDAFDQDVAFVEDLKQRYRHGGLADSIVKRRLEDCLQAMLKPIRNRRAALESDRAAVLEMLRKHSLIAREEAAKTLSEVRREIGLDYYFL
- a CDS encoding type II asparaginase; protein product: MGALFCAAAIHVQAEPVRPMPNIIIVATGGTIAGAAASSTATVGYEAGKIGVDQLIDAVPEIKKISQVRAEQLFRIGSENMNNDHWLKLAKRINVLAKQNDVDGIVITHGTDTLEETAYFLNLVVKSKKPIVLVGSMRPATAMSADGPLNLYNAVILAGSKEAVGKGVLVSLNDEVSAARDVTKASTMLVNTFRSPELGALGYIQDGRPYFYRQPSRKHTTESEFDISDLESLPAVDVVYAYANSNRVALDAFVKAGVKGVIHAGMGNGSFSEPMKAGLIDARKEGVVVVRSSRVGNGVVARNGEARDDELDFVVSDSLNPQKARVLLMLALTKTTSTKDIQRMFYSY
- the tgt gene encoding tRNA guanosine(34) transglycosylase Tgt encodes the protein MKFTLHKTDGAARRGTLELIHGKIETPVFMPVGTYGSVKAMSPHELHDIGAQIVLGNTFHLWLRPGLDVVAAHGGLHGLMAWDKPILTDSGGFQVFSLGGLRKITEQGVKFQSPVNGDKLFLTPEESMRIQRVLNSDVVMIFDECTPYPATRQEAADSMRLSLRWARRSRDEFDRLENPNALFGIVQGGMYEELRDESLAGLSSIDFHGFAVGGLSVGEPKEDMERILSHTVPQLPMHKPRYLMGVGTPEDLVYAVSKGIDMFDCVMPTRNARNGWLFTRFGDIKIRNARYKLDTMPLDETCGCYTCQHFTRAYLHHLQRVNEILGARLNTIHNLYYYQQLMRDVRAAIDLSRFDAFRVQFKEERQVLKAVGS